The DNA window CAGACCCGTCCGCCGCCGCCGGAGGAGGGAGCTCTGATCTCAGTTACCTGGGTGACGAGGACCTCGCTGGAAAACTGGGACGACTCCACGGAAACGCAGGCGTTGTTCACGGCAAcctcacctgaggagagacgCCAGGAACAGcagctgttagcatgtagcagctgttagcatgtagcagctGTTAGTACGTAGCAGCTGTTAGCACgtagcagctgttagcatgtagcagctgttagcacgtagcagctgttagcacgtagcagctgttagcatgtagcagctGACAAACAAGAAGCAGCTGCCTGTGACTTCCTGCCCCCGACTCACTCTCCTCCGGCGTTCCGAACAGGTCCACTGATGCCTGGCTGGAGGGGAGTGGACTGGGGCAGGTGGGGTGGGTGGAGCTGTCACCCCTGTCAGCCTCTTCGGCCCCCACCCTCTCCTGTTTGGTGCCCCGCCCACGACCCGGGACGCCAAAGATCTCCGTCAGCGAGGGGAGGTCCACCTCGGCGCCATCGGACGAGTCGGACGACGACTCCAGCCTCCGGGCCCTCGTCCTCCTCCGGGACCCCCCCCTGATGGAGGAGGGGGCGCTCAGCTCCTCGCTGCTGGGGCCCCACGCCCCCCTCCCTTCATGGGCTGACTGGGCGAGGCCGTCAGGAGTCATAGAGGAGTCTGTGTAGGCGGGGGTGTGTTTGGGTGCCTCCCCCCTTGAGGTCAGCTGACTCTCTGGAGGGTCACTCCCCTCCTGACCGACGGCCACGAAGCACAGCCCCGCCCCGACCACCTGGGGGGCCACAGAGAGGAGGGAACTCTCTACTTCCTGCTTGGACTCTCTGttgggagggagggggctgcTGACGCTCCTGGGGGCCCCGTTGACCCCAGCGCTATCTGGGATGGAGGCTTCCACCATATGATCCGGACCCCCCACAGACGGGCTCCCGGTCAGTCGGGGGGGGTCTGACAGTGAGATAAGGTCACACGAGTTTTCATCGTCTCTCAGCGCCTCCCAGGTGGAGATCTCAGGCGTGGGGGTGGGATTTCTGTCGGGACACTTTTCCTCGTCTTCAGCCggatccccccccccgcctgaaGTCCGGATCCTCTTCAGCTCCGGAGCCCCCAGGTGGAAAGACTTCCTCTTAGTGGCTTTAAAGCTACGGAGCAGCTGCTCCGTGTCCGGATCAGCGTCCAGCTGGGGGTCCAGCTGGGGGTCCAGCTGGGGGTGCAGCCCGGCGTCCTGCTGGGGGTGCAGCCCGGCGTCCTGCTGGGGGTGCAGCCCGGCGTCCTGCTGGGGGTGCAGCCCGGCGTCCTGCTCGGTCTGGTTCTTGTcgtcttcatttcctctttgttCACATTTCTCCTGGtcagctgctgcttcctgtAGAACCGACAAGTCGTCATGGAGAGGTGTCATCGACCGTTCCATTGGACcagctccaggtgaggctcCAGGTGAGGCCCCAGGTGAGGCTCCAGGTGAGGCCCCAGGTGAGGCTCCAGGTGAGGCTCCAGCTGAGGCCCCAGGTGAGGCTCCAGGTGAGGCTCCAGCTGAGGCTCCAGGTGAGGCCCCAGGTGAGGCCCCAGGTGAGGCTCCAGGTGAGGCTCCAGCTGAGGCCCCAGGTGAGGCTCCAGGTGAGGCTCCAGCTGAGGCTCCAGCTGAGGCCCCAGGTGAGGCTCCAGGTGAGGCTCCAGGTGAGGCCCCAGGTGAGGCTCCAGGTGAGGCCCCAGGTGAGGCTCCAGGTGAGGCTCCAGCTGAGGCCCCAGGTGAGGCTCCAGCTGAGGCCCCAGGTGAGGCTCCAGGTGAGGCTCCAGGTGAGGCTCCAGGTGAGGCCCCAGGTGAGGCTCCAGGTGAGGCTCCAGGTGAGGCTCCAGGTGAGGCTCCAGGTGCGTTGGGACCTTCAGGACAGGTTGGCCCCTCCCCTCCTTCTGCTCTGACACACGTCTTCTCCATCTGTTCTATCCCCCCCACATCTTCGTAAACACATCCGTTTCTTTTCTTAGGCGACACCCAACCGTCCAGCCCCCGCCCTGCAGTGTCCtcaggtgacttcctgtcttcttcagGTGTGCTGACCTTCTCGTGACCTCTGTGACTCCTTCGTGTCTTCCTGGTCGGGGGGGGCTCCTGGTCCTCGCTGCTGGGGTAGTTCTCGATGTGGACCTGAGCCTCCTCTGTCCGGGGGCGGAGGTCTGGGCTGGTTCCTCCGTGCTGAACTCCAATCAGAAGGAGGGGCTTGGAcgctctgacctttgaccttgtgtTCTTCCTCCTGTCAGAGCGTTCCTGACCTCCAGGGAGCAGATCAGAGTCGACCCGCTCAACTCCTCCTGTCCGCTCTGACCTCCTCAGTGGAGTCTGTTTAACCCCCGCTGCCCCGTCAGCCCCTCCGTGTTCTCCATGTGACCCCCCCGGGGCGACCCGACGCCCCCGTTCTTCACAGATGTCCCTGCTGGCGTCTTCCACGTCGTCACCTTCATTCCTCTGCTCCGTTTCCTGGACGCCGTCGGCAGCAGAAACAGTTTGGGGACCGTTTCTTCTGGTTTCCGGGGCGATGACCCTGGTGCCCCTCCGGGCCCGTTTGTAGACGGCACCAAACACCCGCTCCTCCAGCGCTTtggtttgccccccccccccgggactGGCATCACTCTTGTGCTGCCAGATGTTTATTGTTGAAGCAGACGAGCTGCTGTCAGAGTCGACGGCGTCTTCCCCGGGGGGTTTCTCCAGCTCCACACCTCCTTCACACGGAACCTTCAGGAGCCACTCGGCCACTTTCTCCAGGCTCTTCTTCTGTCTGTGATCCAGGATCTTTTCGTCTTTCCGTTTCTTCCTGGAGGACTTTCTTAACGGCGGACCTTCGGTCTCATTGGGAGTTAACGGGGGCTCCGCTGGAACTCCGTCCAGGTTagaacttcttcttctgctcctggtTTTGTGTTTAGACGtggtcttctcctcctcctctggtttttctctttcctctggTCTGACGTGATCTGCAGCGCTGAGTGTTTTCCTGTCACATGCTAGTGGCGCCCCGCCCAGGCCGCTGTCCAGTCCCTCGTTCTCTGTCGTCAAAGGACTGGTGTCTTCGAGCCCCATCAGCCTGGCGTATTCATTCTGGGCTAAAAAAGGAACGTGAAAAAAATAGAACTGATTAACCTCTGGAAGACAGAATCTGACCGTTATGCTACAGCTAGCCCTAAAACACAGCAAAGACTTGAAGTTGTGATGGCGGTTCAACTCCCTGTGAATGATCACAGTGCTAACTGCACACATGCTAAAGCTAGCTGAACTAACTGTATGAGTTTGGGACCCAACCCTCACAGAAAAGGCCTCAGAATGTTACCCGctgcggtggaggaggaggactctgGGAGGTCAACGGGGTCGACGTGTTCCAGGTCACACTCACTGCCAGCAGCACGAGGTTCAGCAGCTTCGACGTCTGCGGCTCTAGACGGATAAAACATGGATGAACAAGCTGACGCCGTGAACCAGCTTCTGTGTGGTTTGAAATAAGTTCCAGGTTTCTTACTCTGATCCTTCTGTCTGCCTGAACGTTCCAGTTAAGTCTGAAAACAAGGAATCACGTTGTTACCGGATGTGATGTAGGTTGACGTTACGGTGTCTGTGAGGCGCTCTTACAGTTTGTACCGGTGTCGCGTTCGTATGCCTGGATCATGTCCTGCAGTCCTGCCACCAGCCTCTGGAAGCCAGGGCTCTCCTGTAAGctcctggagaacaaacagacCGTTGTTCAATCGTAAAGAAAACCAGGAACGCCACGCCACCGGCATCTCACCGAGTTCAACCAACCTCCTGGTGATCTTGGTTTTACACACCGGACAGCTGGCGCGGTTCTGTTTGGAACCATCTAAAAGTTTCGTCAAACAAAATCTAAAAGAGAAATGAGaagtaacaaaaaaacagggtggaattaaaacagaaacaagcaTCATAGACGTTTTGAGATCAACTATGACTGACTTGCAGAACTGATGGTCACACTTGGTCGACACCGGCGCCACCATGAGGTCCAAGCTGCAGGAAGCAGAGCGTCACATGTCAAACCTGCACAGAATGCGTGTGAACGCGGTGGGCTTCACTCACCATATGGGACACTGAAGAGTCTCCCACAGGAAGGAAATCCCCTTTCTGACGTCTGTCGCTGTTGGGGTTTCCATGGCgatttttaaaaagctgcaaACAGAGGCTGAGATCAGCAAACAAATTATACACCAGGTGCAATAAGCTGTCTGAAAGCCACACCACAAAAAGATGAAACCCAGAGCGTTTCTGGTGCGGTTTGAAGGTggtggtttattattattattattattattattatgacggTGGTGGCTGCAGCAGCAGTCCGGGTCAACCCAGGGGTCTGGACCTGCATCCGGTTAGAGCGGGTTAAAGGTCCGGACTGGTCCGCTGTGTCAGTAAgactttataaaacataaatattaacaTACTGCTATCTGTTGTGTTTTAGTATTTTAAACGTTTTCGTCACCGTTTCCTGATTAAACCGGAGACCGACACTGGTAATCGGTAACCAGACGGTAACGGAGCAGTGGAATGTTTTGCTAGCTGTTATGATTTGCTCGCCTTCAAACACCGACACCATCAGTGACGTCAGACCGAGACGTGACGCAAACAACGAAACCAACGCAGTTCGTGATTGAATCCGTGACGCTACGTGGATAAAGTGTTCGGGTTCCTAACTTTACCTTCTTCTCACACAGCCAGGAGTtttcaacacacaaacatccgcTTCACTTTTCCCGCAATTGGGCTCTACTTCTGCGCCGGAAGTAAACCTGCTTCTTTTTCCGGCTTTGCAGCGTCCCCTGTTGGTATGGAGGGGATAAACACACACCGCGCAGTACCTTCCTCTGACTTtagaacaaatgaaagagtcATTAATGCAAAgtcaaaaatttaaatatattacagAAAGTTAAACTGAAGGAtagaaatataataaaatgaagGGAAGTGATAATCTCTGAAGACTGTGAACAATACATGCTGTTAATTTTTGGTAAATTAGATCTTTACACAATGTTAGATACTCGTACGTCTATTATAATTGTGTTGTATAGTCTATGATTCATTATATTAAAGTATATGCTAcaggaaaaacaataaatttggAGTTACGATATTTCACTCACCTTAATATTTTTCAGACCATTTCCGCGATTATCTGACGTCACATCCGACGTAAACAACAATACGGAAGTGGAAAGGAAAGCTCCGTGGTGTGAAATACGGTCACCAGTTTATGCGGTAGAAGCGATTTTTTCCCGGTGATTTTAAGTTCTGTGTAAGTTTCTGTTGTTATTatgattttaattcatttcatgtctttaaaatgtttaatcaaCCGCGGTGTTGTCCGGTAGGTTATTTAAATTACCAGTTAGCTGCGAAGCTAATGATATTAGCCATCTTTCTAGCGATGTAGCTTAACGTCTATCATGCTAACAAGTGTACTGCAGTGTTGTGAAAACTGATCCCTCgaacaattttacatttttgtatatttaattGTCGATGCTCTTTTTTGTGTAGCTGGCGATGGAGGGCTCCAAGTCGTCGAGCACGACCATGCAGGTCAGCTTCGTGTGTCAGCGGTGCTGCCAGCCGCTCAAACTGGACACATCCTTCAATGTGCTGGACCGGGTCACGATCCACGAACTGATCGGTGTGTAACTCTGTTAGGgctgtgtgatgggtgtgtaaCTCTGTTAGGgctgtgtgatgggtgtgtaaCTCTGTTAGGgctgtgtgatgggtgtgtaaCTCTGTTAggggtgtgtgatgggtgtgtaaCTCTGTTAGGGGTGTGTGATGGATGTGTAACTCTGTTAggggtgtgtgatgggtgtgtacCTCTGTTAggggtgtgtgatgggtgtgtaaCTCTGTTAGGGGTGTGTGATGGATGTGTAACTCTGTTAGGGGTGTGTGATGGATGTGTAACTCTGTTAGGGGTGTGTGATGGATGTGTAACTCTGTTAggggtgtgtgatgggtgtgtaaCTCTGTTAGGgctgtgtgatgggtgtgtaaCTCTGTTAggggtgtgtgatgggtgtgtaaCTCTGTTAGGGGTGTGTGATGGGTACAGGAGGTGTCGGTTCTCATctcccatctctccctctgttcTCAGCTCCGTTGGTCACAGTGACGCCCAGCAAACAGAACGACGGCTCCGAAGACCCCGCAGCCGAGGTTGGTCCACCGTCCCCCCGTCCCCCCGTGTTGATGCTACTGTAGACACCGTGACTTATTACTCATCAATAggtcctctgcatcctgtcaGTTTCATCGTATGACAGCAAATCACAGACTGATGGGATGAAACAAGTAGGATGACCTCATTAGAAACCACATTCCACTGAATACAGCATTTCTAATTCCCCTGACTCAACTCAGTAAGAACGGTTTATTGAGGCAgttagaaaaaacaacataatcaaCTTGTttttagaatagttaagtttttcttgtcattttggaTCTGACTGTAAAAGTTCTGATATAACCAATAAGGATGGGcgaagaaaaaacttttttttactccaGTTTTGTATGAAAGTATTTCAACAACAGGTTTGTTTGGCTGCTGAGATCAGATTGTTCAGGAGGTTCAAATCAGGCCTAAACTGAATTTCATTTACAGGAGACATTTGCAGAAAACAAGCAAGATGGAGTGTCAAGAAAATACATCCCTCCTGCTCGGTGAGTAAGACAGTTGATCATGTCTTACATCCCTCTGTCACATGACACAtgagcacttcctgtttgtcccacCAGAATGATGTCCACAGAGAGCGCCAACAGCTTCACGCTGATCGGAGAAGCATCCGACGGCGGCACCATGGAGAACCTCAGTCGGAGGCTGAAGGTAAAGCCTGATCAAACTCTGATCTGTTTAAAGATCCTCGCGGACCTGAACTCACAACCACTCTGTTCCCATccaggtgacctctgacctgtttgACATCATGTCGGGTCAGACAGACGTGGACCACCCGTTGTGTGAGGAGTGCACCGACACCCTGCTGGACCACCTGGACACGCAGCTCAACATCACCGAGAACGAGTGCCAGAATTACAAGTGAGCCAAACGGTCTTGAGTCCTCAGACATCAGAACCTCCTCGTCTGGATCTTCACAGCACAGCAGCGTGCTGTTGGTTTAGGAGTGCAGACATTATTCCGTGttgtcaaattaaaatatgaatgttcattCCAGGCGGTTGTGTTTGGGTTTAAAGCCTCATCTGATCGTCATACGACCCTGATCTGAGACCATGGACCCAGTCCTGGTTCTGTGTTTCTGCACTGACGTGCTTCTCATCTGCAGGCAGTGTCTGGAGCTGCTGTCACACctgcaggtggaggaggaggagacgctgctggtggagctgcagcagctgaaggaggaggaggaggctctgGTCCAGGACCTGGAGGCCGTGGAGGAGCAGAGGGCCGCCGTGGCTCTGGACCTGACCCAGAGCAGGGTCCAGTCTCAGCAGCTGGACACAGAAGAGCTTCAGTGAGTGCGCTCAGGGAGGGGAGGGGCGGGGTGGGGCGGGCGGCGCTAGTTGATGCTAACAGCTGGGCGTGTCCTCAGGTACCAGAAGGAGTACAGCGAGTTCAAAcggcagcagctggagctggacGACGAGCTGAAGAGCGTCGACAACCAGATGCGTTACTGTCAGATCCAGCTGGACCGGCTGAAGAAGACCAACGTGTTCAACGCCACCTTTCACATAtggtgctcacacacacacacacacacacacacacacacacacacacacacacacaccagggccTCTTTGTGAACGTGGGTGTTTCTGTTCAGGCACAGCGGTCAGTTTGGGACCATCAACAACTTCCGGCTGGGGCGACTCCCCAGCGTCCCGGTGGAGTGGAACGAGATCAACGCGGCGTGGGGGCAAacggtgctgctgctgcacgcTCTGGCCAATAAGATGGGGCTACGCTTTCAgaggtacttcctgtttgtacgTTTGGACCAGATGGGGAAGAACCGAAGCGTCTGGTGCTGATGAAGCTCTCCCCCTCAGGTATCGGCTCGTCCCCTACGGAAACCACTCCTACTTGGAGTCTCTGACAGACAAGTCAAAGGTAATACACCCCCCAGCTCTCCCATCACGATGTGAACCCCAGACTCCAGctgctacttcctgtctccgtCCAGGAACTTCCTCTCTACTGCTCCGGCGGCCTCCGCTTCTTCTGGGACAACAAGTTCGACCACGCCATGGTGGCCTTCCTGGACTGCGTGCAGCAGTtcaaggaggaggtggagaaaggAGACACCGGCTTCTGTCTTCCCTACAGGTGGGACCGTCACGAGCCAGAGGACGGTAAGGTTCCTCCGGCAGCATCTGATTGTTTCTGTTCGTCAGGATGGACGTGGAGAAGGGGAAGATCGAGGACACGGGGGGCAGCGGGGGCTCCTACTCCATCAAGACCCAGTTCAACTCGGAGGAGCAGTGGACCAAGGCGCTCAAGTTCATGCTGACCAACCTGAAGTGGGGCCTGGCCTGGGTCACCTCCCAGTTCTACAACAGATGAGGGGGCGGGACGCCGGCGTCACATGACCTTCTGATGAAGTCACGTGGATTCCGTTTGGatatgaaggaggaggagccagagaTCCGTTCTGCTGCTCCAGACGGACGATACAGAACTGTTCTAGTTTAAACCTCAGCTGACATCACGGTCATTTACCTCCAGAACACACCTTCACCAATCTGG is part of the Antennarius striatus isolate MH-2024 chromosome 21, ASM4005453v1, whole genome shotgun sequence genome and encodes:
- the LOC137588704 gene encoding uncharacterized protein isoform X6, whose protein sequence is MIQAYERDTDLTGTFRQTEGSEAADVEAAEPRAAGSECDLEHVDPVDLPESSSSTAAAQNEYARLMGLEDTSPLTTENEGLDSGLGGAPLACDRKTLSAADHVRPEEREKPEEEEKTTSKHKTRSRRRSSNLDGVPAEPPLTPNETEGPPLRKSSRKKRKDEKILDHRQKKSLEKVAEWLLKVPCEGGVELEKPPGEDAVDSDSSSSASTINIWQHKSDASPGGGGQTKALEERVFGAVYKRARRGTRVIAPETRRNGPQTVSAADGVQETEQRNEGDDVEDASRDICEERGRRVAPGGSHGEHGGADGAAGVKQTPLRRSERTGGVERVDSDLLPGGQERSDRRKNTRSKVRASKPLLLIGVQHGGTSPDLRPRTEEAQVHIENYPSSEDQEPPPTRKTRRSHRGHEKVSTPEEDRKSPEDTAGRGLDGWVSPKKRNGCVYEDVGGIEQMEKTCVRAEGGEGPTCPEGPNAPGASPGASPGASPGASPGASPGASPGASPGASPGASAGASPGASAGASPGASPGASPGASPGASPGASPGASPGASAGASAGASPGASPGASAGASPGASPGASPGASPGASAGASPGASPGASAGASPGASPGASPGASPGASPGASPGAGPMERSMTPLHDDLSVLQEAAADQEKCEQRGNEDDKNQTEQDAGLHPQQDAGLHPQQDAGLHPQQDAGLHPQLDPQLDPQLDADPDTEQLLRSFKATKRKSFHLGAPELKRIRTSGGGGDPAEDEEKCPDRNPTPTPEISTWEALRDDENSCDLISLSDPPRLTGSPSVGGPDHMVEASIPDSAGVNGAPRSVSSPLPPNRESKQEVESSLLSVAPQVVGAGLCFVAVGQEGSDPPESQLTSRGEAPKHTPAYTDSSMTPDGLAQSAHEGRGAWGPSSEELSAPSSIRGGSRRRTRARRLESSSDSSDGAEVDLPSLTEIFGVPGRGRGTKQERVGAEEADRGDSSTHPTCPSPLPSSQASVDLFGTPEESEVAVNNACVSVESSQFSSEVLVTQQKAEMQKELLRLEKLMALVSEVLQEKEEGPSETSGEEDAHRPRPLDQDTSCDWKSCPEQEAEPSVTPPDVAQPQVMECSGSPPDGQEDKENDTPPGGRSRDKENDTPPGGRSRDKENDTPPGGRSKTSMVLVSSGLDPSEQVMVRRFAKRVGARVVSQVTAEVTHVVMHTDEQLVCERTLKYFLGIAGRKWVVSFQWILESLRQKLLLQESAFEVRGDVVNGFNHQGPMRARNTGDDNLLMKGFQICFQGKFSDMTTDQMEWMVELCGAAVIKDPLHLDRQQVSRQLIIVQPGSKYSVSRNTTVVSRGWLLDSVGTYTLQNYNKYIA
- the LOC137588704 gene encoding breast cancer type 1 susceptibility protein homolog isoform X4; the protein is METPTATDVRKGISFLWETLQCPICLDLMVAPVSTKCDHQFCKFCLTKLLDGSKQNRASCPVCKTKITRRSLQESPGFQRLVAGLQDMIQAYERDTGTNYLTGTFRQTEGSEAADVEAAEPRAAGSECDLEHVDPVDLPESSSSTAAAQNEYARLMGLEDTSPLTTENEGLDSGLGGAPLACDRKTLSAADHVRPEEREKPEEEEKTTSKHKTRSRRRSSNLDGVPAEPPLTPNETEGPPLRKSSRKKRKDEKILDHRQKKSLEKVAEWLLKVPCEGGVELEKPPGEDAVDSDSSSSASTINIWQHKSDASPGGGGQTKALEERVFGAVYKRARRGTRVIAPETRRNGPQTVSAADGVQETEQRNEGDDVEDASRDICEERGRRVAPGGSHGEHGGADGAAGVKQTPLRRSERTGGVERVDSDLLPGGQERSDRRKNTRSKVRASKPLLLIGVQHGGTSPDLRPRTEEAQVHIENYPSSEDQEPPPTRKTRRSHRGHEKVSTPEEDRKSPEDTAGRGLDGWVSPKKRNGCVYEDVGGIEQMEKTCVRAEGGEGPTCPEGPNAPGASPGASPGASPGASPGASPGASPGASPGASPGASAGASPGASAGASPGASPGASPGASPGASPGASPGASPGASAGASAGASPGASPGASAGASPGASPGASPGASPGASAGASPGASPGASAGASPGASPGASPGASPGASPGASPGAGPMERSMTPLHDDLSVLQEAAADQEKCEQRGNEDDKNQTEQDAGLHPQQDAGLHPQQDAGLHPQQDAGLHPQLDPQLDPQLDADPDTEQLLRSFKATKRKSFHLGAPELKRIRTSGGGGDPAEDEEKCPDRNPTPTPEISTWEALRDDENSCDLISLSDPPRLTGSPSVGGPDHMVEASIPDSAGVNGAPRSVSSPLPPNRESKQEVESSLLSVAPQVVGAGLCFVAVGQEGSDPPESQLTSRGEAPKHTPAYTDSSMTPDGLAQSAHEGRGAWGPSSEELSAPSSIRGGSRRRTRARRLESSSDSSDGAEVDLPSLTEIFGVPGRGRGTKQERVGAEEADRGDSSTHPTCPSPLPSSQASVDLFGTPEESEVAVNNACVSVESSQFSSEVLVTQKAEMQKELLRLEKLMALVSEVLQEKEEGPSETSDAHRPRPLDQDTSCDWKSCPEQEAEPSVTPPDVAQPQVMECSGSPPDGQEDKENDTPPGGRSRDKENDTPPGGRSRDKENDTPPGGRSKTSMVLVSSGLDPSEQVMVRRFAKRVGARVVSQVTAEVTHVVMHTDEQLVCERTLKYFLGIAGRKWVVSFQWILESLRQKLLLQESAFEVRGDVVNGFNHQGPMRARNTGDDNLLMKGFQICFQGKFSDMTTDQMEWMVELCGAAVIKDPLHLDRQQVSRQLIIVQPGSKYSVSRNTTVVSRGWLLDSVGTYTLQNYNKYIA
- the LOC137588704 gene encoding uncharacterized protein isoform X5 — translated: MIQAYERDTGTNYLTGTFRQTEGSEAADVEAAEPRAAGSECDLEHVDPVDLPESSSSTAAAQNEYARLMGLEDTSPLTTENEGLDSGLGGAPLACDRKTLSAADHVRPEEREKPEEEEKTTSKHKTRSRRRSSNLDGVPAEPPLTPNETEGPPLRKSSRKKRKDEKILDHRQKKSLEKVAEWLLKVPCEGGVELEKPPGEDAVDSDSSSSASTINIWQHKSDASPGGGGQTKALEERVFGAVYKRARRGTRVIAPETRRNGPQTVSAADGVQETEQRNEGDDVEDASRDICEERGRRVAPGGSHGEHGGADGAAGVKQTPLRRSERTGGVERVDSDLLPGGQERSDRRKNTRSKVRASKPLLLIGVQHGGTSPDLRPRTEEAQVHIENYPSSEDQEPPPTRKTRRSHRGHEKVSTPEEDRKSPEDTAGRGLDGWVSPKKRNGCVYEDVGGIEQMEKTCVRAEGGEGPTCPEGPNAPGASPGASPGASPGASPGASPGASPGASPGASPGASAGASPGASAGASPGASPGASPGASPGASPGASPGASPGASAGASAGASPGASPGASAGASPGASPGASPGASPGASAGASPGASPGASAGASPGASPGASPGASPGASPGASPGAGPMERSMTPLHDDLSVLQEAAADQEKCEQRGNEDDKNQTEQDAGLHPQQDAGLHPQQDAGLHPQQDAGLHPQLDPQLDPQLDADPDTEQLLRSFKATKRKSFHLGAPELKRIRTSGGGGDPAEDEEKCPDRNPTPTPEISTWEALRDDENSCDLISLSDPPRLTGSPSVGGPDHMVEASIPDSAGVNGAPRSVSSPLPPNRESKQEVESSLLSVAPQVVGAGLCFVAVGQEGSDPPESQLTSRGEAPKHTPAYTDSSMTPDGLAQSAHEGRGAWGPSSEELSAPSSIRGGSRRRTRARRLESSSDSSDGAEVDLPSLTEIFGVPGRGRGTKQERVGAEEADRGDSSTHPTCPSPLPSSQASVDLFGTPEESEVAVNNACVSVESSQFSSEVLVTQQKAEMQKELLRLEKLMALVSEVLQEKEEGPSETSGEEDAHRPRPLDQDTSCDWKSCPEQEAEPSVTPPDVAQPQVMECSGSPPDGQEDKENDTPPGGRSRDKENDTPPGGRSRDKENDTPPGGRSKTSMVLVSSGLDPSEQVMVRRFAKRVGARVVSQVTAEVTHVVMHTDEQLVCERTLKYFLGIAGRKWVVSFQWILESLRQKLLLQESAFEVRGDVVNGFNHQGPMRARNTGDDNLLMKGFQICFQGKFSDMTTDQMEWMVELCGAAVIKDPLHLDRQQVSRQLIIVQPGSKYSVSRNTTVVSRGWLLDSVGTYTLQNYNKYIA
- the LOC137588704 gene encoding breast cancer type 1 susceptibility protein homolog isoform X3, translating into METPTATDVRKGISFLWETLQCPICLDLMVAPVSTKCDHQFCKFCLTKLLDGSKQNRASCPVCKTKITRRSLQESPGFQRLVAGLQDMIQAYERDTDLTGTFRQTEGSEAADVEAAEPRAAGSECDLEHVDPVDLPESSSSTAAAQNEYARLMGLEDTSPLTTENEGLDSGLGGAPLACDRKTLSAADHVRPEEREKPEEEEKTTSKHKTRSRRRSSNLDGVPAEPPLTPNETEGPPLRKSSRKKRKDEKILDHRQKKSLEKVAEWLLKVPCEGGVELEKPPGEDAVDSDSSSSASTINIWQHKSDASPGGGGQTKALEERVFGAVYKRARRGTRVIAPETRRNGPQTVSAADGVQETEQRNEGDDVEDASRDICEERGRRVAPGGSHGEHGGADGAAGVKQTPLRRSERTGGVERVDSDLLPGGQERSDRRKNTRSKVRASKPLLLIGVQHGGTSPDLRPRTEEAQVHIENYPSSEDQEPPPTRKTRRSHRGHEKVSTPEEDRKSPEDTAGRGLDGWVSPKKRNGCVYEDVGGIEQMEKTCVRAEGGEGPTCPEGPNAPGASPGASPGASPGASPGASPGASPGASPGASPGASAGASPGASAGASPGASPGASPGASPGASPGASPGASPGASAGASAGASPGASPGASAGASPGASPGASPGASPGASAGASPGASPGASAGASPGASPGASPGASPGASPGASPGAGPMERSMTPLHDDLSVLQEAAADQEKCEQRGNEDDKNQTEQDAGLHPQQDAGLHPQQDAGLHPQQDAGLHPQLDPQLDPQLDADPDTEQLLRSFKATKRKSFHLGAPELKRIRTSGGGGDPAEDEEKCPDRNPTPTPEISTWEALRDDENSCDLISLSDPPRLTGSPSVGGPDHMVEASIPDSAGVNGAPRSVSSPLPPNRESKQEVESSLLSVAPQVVGAGLCFVAVGQEGSDPPESQLTSRGEAPKHTPAYTDSSMTPDGLAQSAHEGRGAWGPSSEELSAPSSIRGGSRRRTRARRLESSSDSSDGAEVDLPSLTEIFGVPGRGRGTKQERVGAEEADRGDSSTHPTCPSPLPSSQASVDLFGTPEESEVAVNNACVSVESSQFSSEVLVTQQKAEMQKELLRLEKLMALVSEVLQEKEEGPSETSGEEDAHRPRPLDQDTSCDWKSCPEQEAEPSVTPPDVAQPQVMECSGSPPDGQEDKENDTPPGGRSRDKENDTPPGGRSRDKENDTPPGGRSKTSMVLVSSGLDPSEQVMVRRFAKRVGARVVSQVTAEVTHVVMHTDEQLVCERTLKYFLGIAGRKWVVSFQWILESLRQKLLLQESAFEVRGDVVNGFNHQGPMRARNTGDDNLLMKGFQICFQGKFSDMTTDQMEWMVELCGAAVIKDPLHLDRQQVSRQLIIVQPGSKYSVSRNTTVVSRGWLLDSVGTYTLQNYNKYIA